One window of the Nitrospirota bacterium genome contains the following:
- a CDS encoding AEC family transporter has protein sequence MFNFFIPPLAFGLMVSAPVDRSLISIPLTGAVVVFASLAAGFAAYRLVPWFRDLPRPAVGAMIISSAFGNVMYLGLPVITEMLGARYGYVAVLYDLLASTPILLTIGVFIAARYGSGKAVSVGASLKRVFLLPPLWGVAAGIVVRLAGVTVPLPVLDAVGLMGKAVVPIMIFTVGLALDFRDVKRLSIAAPALAIKLMLAPALAWWIGSRLGMNAEVLKATTIEGAMPVMVLSLVIADEFDLDVPLAAACIAVSTVALFFTMPVMMKILY, from the coding sequence CAATTTTTTTATTCCCCCGCTGGCTTTCGGCTTGATGGTGAGCGCCCCTGTTGACCGGAGCCTCATTTCCATCCCGCTGACCGGGGCTGTCGTTGTCTTTGCATCCCTCGCGGCCGGTTTTGCGGCCTATCGGCTGGTGCCGTGGTTCAGGGACCTGCCGCGTCCCGCTGTCGGGGCCATGATCATATCCAGCGCTTTCGGCAACGTGATGTATCTGGGCCTCCCGGTCATCACCGAGATGCTCGGCGCCCGGTATGGATACGTGGCGGTCCTGTACGACCTGCTCGCGTCGACCCCGATCCTGCTGACGATCGGGGTGTTCATCGCCGCCCGGTATGGGAGCGGAAAGGCCGTGTCAGTCGGTGCATCGCTCAAGCGCGTGTTCCTGCTTCCGCCGCTCTGGGGAGTGGCTGCCGGCATTGTTGTTCGTCTCGCCGGGGTCACGGTACCATTGCCTGTGCTGGATGCCGTTGGGCTCATGGGCAAGGCGGTGGTCCCGATCATGATCTTCACCGTGGGTCTGGCGCTCGATTTTCGCGATGTCAAACGGCTCTCGATCGCGGCGCCGGCGCTCGCGATAAAGCTCATGCTTGCACCGGCCCTGGCCTGGTGGATCGGTTCGCGGCTCGGGATGAATGCCGAGGTACTCAAGGCAACCACCATTGAAGGCGCGATGCCGGTGATGGTGCTTTCGCTCGTGATCGCCGACGAGTTCGACCTGGATGTGCCGCTTGCGGCGGCGTGTATTGCCGTTTCCACGGTTGCATTGTTCTTCACGATGCCGGTGATGATGAAAATACTTTATTAA
- a CDS encoding amidohydrolase family protein produces the protein MAYAVVNKQYLIDIHVHGAGEYDTRTRRQDDIIHMAGMHGDRGTSAIVPTIYPGSLEIMRENMAAVQRAKDTQREGARILGVHVEGPFLNAERAGALDGKSFVDPSVEIFSRLIEDFENLIKIITIAPELPGALRVIELCREKGFLVHMGHSDASFEQAEEGKRAGATGITHVFNAMRGFHHREPGLAGFGLMDEDIYVEVIADMAHLHPQSLKMLFDMKSPDKIILISDSIKGPNWGSGPIRGVGGVLMGSGIALADAVKNLVALGVPQERALQFAADNPRKYLGITSI, from the coding sequence ATGGCCTACGCAGTCGTGAACAAACAATACCTGATCGACATCCATGTGCACGGAGCGGGTGAATACGACACGCGCACGCGGCGGCAGGACGATATTATTCATATGGCCGGCATGCACGGTGACCGGGGAACGTCGGCGATCGTTCCCACCATCTATCCCGGTTCCCTCGAGATCATGCGCGAGAACATGGCCGCGGTGCAGCGCGCCAAGGACACGCAGCGCGAGGGCGCCAGGATCCTCGGCGTACACGTCGAAGGACCTTTCCTTAATGCCGAGCGCGCGGGTGCCCTTGACGGGAAGAGCTTTGTTGATCCCTCGGTGGAAATATTCTCACGGCTCATTGAGGATTTTGAGAACCTCATCAAGATCATTACGATCGCCCCGGAACTGCCGGGCGCCCTCCGGGTGATCGAGCTTTGCCGCGAAAAGGGTTTTCTCGTGCATATGGGCCACAGCGATGCGTCGTTCGAACAGGCCGAGGAGGGCAAGCGAGCCGGCGCCACCGGCATCACCCATGTGTTCAATGCCATGCGCGGCTTTCACCACCGGGAGCCCGGCCTTGCCGGGTTCGGACTCATGGACGAGGACATCTACGTGGAGGTCATCGCGGACATGGCGCACCTGCACCCGCAGAGCCTTAAAATGCTTTTCGATATGAAATCGCCAGACAAAATAATCCTTATCTCGGATTCGATCAAAGGGCCGAATTGGGGAAGCGGCCCTATCCGGGGCGTGGGCGGCGTTCTCATGGGAAGCGGCATTGCGCTGGCGGATGCGGTGAAGAACCTGGTCGCGCTCGGCGTGCCTCAGGAGCGGGCGCTTCAGTTTGCGGCGGACAACCCGAGAAAGTATCTGGGAATAACATCAATATGA
- a CDS encoding sensor domain-containing diguanylate cyclase — translation MNHSIQNIEPERLSILLKVGLRLAAERNLDRLLEMIINETTAVMGAERSSLFLIDAETNEMWAKIAQGVHVMEIRFPVGVGVAGMVWKEGKIINIPDAYQDARFNPEFDKKTGFRTRSILCAPLKNIRGETIGAIQVLNKKAGMFQQDDETLLTALSAQAAVAIDNADLYQKLNELNRSLELKVHERTEALQNANEQLTVLNKELEQISITDALTKVYNRRYFMERLRQEVKRVCRYGPPVSLLMIDIDYFKKVNDTYGHQAGDTVLAGVAGLINGKLRETDLIARYGGEEFCLLATGTEQPGAQILADRVRKLIEDAEFEHGAVHIKVTISIGIGTWDASLKEDFEELIHRADTALYRAKAEGRNRVCA, via the coding sequence ATGAACCATTCTATACAGAACATAGAGCCCGAACGCCTTTCCATCCTGCTTAAAGTCGGGCTGCGGTTGGCCGCTGAGCGCAATCTTGACCGCTTGCTCGAGATGATCATCAACGAGACGACGGCGGTCATGGGCGCGGAGCGCAGTTCGCTTTTTTTGATCGACGCGGAAACGAACGAGATGTGGGCCAAGATCGCCCAGGGCGTTCATGTCATGGAGATCCGCTTTCCGGTCGGCGTGGGAGTCGCCGGGATGGTATGGAAGGAGGGCAAGATCATCAATATCCCCGATGCCTACCAGGATGCGCGTTTCAATCCCGAGTTCGACAAGAAGACAGGCTTTCGCACCCGGAGCATCCTATGCGCCCCGTTAAAGAACATCAGAGGAGAGACGATCGGTGCGATACAGGTGCTGAATAAAAAGGCGGGGATGTTCCAGCAGGATGATGAAACGCTGCTTACGGCGCTGTCCGCCCAGGCAGCGGTGGCGATCGACAACGCGGACCTGTATCAAAAACTGAACGAGTTGAACCGTTCCCTTGAACTCAAGGTGCATGAGCGGACCGAGGCGCTTCAGAACGCAAACGAACAGCTCACGGTGCTGAACAAGGAACTGGAGCAGATATCGATCACCGACGCGCTCACGAAGGTATACAATCGACGCTACTTCATGGAGCGGTTGAGGCAGGAGGTGAAGCGCGTATGCCGCTATGGCCCGCCGGTCTCACTCCTCATGATCGATATCGACTATTTCAAGAAGGTAAACGACACCTACGGCCACCAGGCGGGCGACACGGTCCTTGCCGGCGTGGCCGGGCTTATCAACGGCAAACTCAGGGAGACTGACCTGATAGCGCGGTACGGAGGGGAGGAGTTCTGCCTGCTCGCCACGGGCACGGAGCAGCCTGGAGCGCAGATCCTTGCCGATCGCGTGCGCAAGCTCATCGAGGATGCGGAATTCGAACACGGCGCCGTTCATATCAAGGTGACCATCAGCATCGGTATCGGCACGTGGGATGCGTCGCTCAAAGAGGACTTCGAGGAGCTCATTCACCGTGCCGATACGGCGCTTTACCGGGCGAAGGCAGAGGGAAGGAACCGGGTCTGTGCCTGA